A window of Thermoproteota archaeon contains these coding sequences:
- a CDS encoding pantetheine-phosphate adenylyltransferase, translating to MEGRSCCEKPFRKAIVGGAFDRLHKGHRALLDTAVKLADSLMVGLADGPLLAGKAFRERILPFDERRALLSSYLTGKNISFQIVKIVEPIGPAGTDEEADLIVVSPETYERALMINEERRRNGLRELFIVVVPTVLAEDGAPLKSHRIRAGEIDLEGRLIKG from the coding sequence TGGAGCATTCGATAGACTTCATAAGGGCCACAGAGCTTTACTAGATACTGCCGTTAAGCTGGCCGATAGCTTGATGGTTGGTCTGGCTGACGGTCCCCTACTGGCGGGGAAGGCCTTCAGGGAGAGGATACTGCCCTTCGATGAGAGAAGGGCCCTGCTGAGCAGCTACCTCACCGGGAAAAATATATCCTTCCAGATAGTTAAAATCGTTGAACCGATAGGTCCGGCGGGGACCGATGAGGAGGCCGATCTAATAGTTGTATCACCAGAGACATATGAAAGAGCTCTCATGATAAATGAAGAGAGGAGAAGAAATGGGCTGAGAGAACTCTTCATAGTTGTAGTGCCGACTGTTCTGGCCGAGGATGGCGCTCCTCTGAAATCTCATAGAATTAGGGCAGGAGAGATAGATCTTGAGGGCAGGCTCATTAAGGGGTAA